The DNA sequence caagaaaaaaaatttttttttttaattatttgatttttcacaaaaataattgatttttcacaaaattattttatttttcacaaaaaacggaccctgtgaaaaatcctggacagacccctgctcttgttgaagtgtatatcaaagaatgtttttaaaattttatccgtAACAAGAGTCATTAGCAATCAGTAATGGACCAAGGTGTGAAAAAATGaggactttttgaaattttaaaaaaaaaaagtatggtgaTGTGGGGGGAGGGGCGAAAAGAAGAAGAGGTCTGAATGAAAGAAGATTTGTATAACAAGGCGAAGTGATAAGTGAAGGAGGAATCGAAGGAAGAGTTTTGATTAGATTGTCTTCGTTTgaggatttgtcccgacggtcccTGCCATGTCTACGGCCCtgcaagtgtgccttgcagctaatgagaactagaactgctttttctgtatttcttcaaaatattataaattctgaatagtagcaaaattaagaattaaaaaaaaaattgttattttccttttctgacaataggaattttaaaaaaagaaaaaaaaaaaccttctgttttacggtacaaaacatttcaggATTCGGGGGGGGAGGGGCCCGGGCCCGTTaggcccccctctggatacggccttgactTGGGCTCTTCTAACACCCCCTTTCATTTGGCAGTTTAGGTCAAATTAACCCAGTATAACTGCTGAATGCTCCAAATTCATCCAAAAACATTAGCCAAGGATTTGGGTTCATTCTAGAAGAAATTAGCAAATATTCTGTATTCAAGTATTCTTTCAAACCAATATTTGTTACTACCCTATTACTACCCTAATCTAAACATCAATACATAAAGGCATTACCTatttaaatatatgtatttattatttttatttcaggcAAGCCATTTAAGTGATTCTTTAAGATACTTGCTAATGTGGAAGTATGGGGGGATGTACTTGGATTTAGACATAGTTGCATTGAAATCCATGGAGAATATAACCAACTCTGCCATCACAGAGAACTGGGATCGAGTGGCTGCCGGACTGCTCTTTTTTGAGAAAGGGCATGAACTAATGAAACGCTGCATGTATGACTTTGCTGAAAATTATGATCCttataactttgtaaaaaatgGACCTGGTATCATAACAAAACAAATCAAAGAACTTTGTGATATTGACAAAATTGATAAAGTTTCTGGTGCCGAATGTGATGTTGATATTTTGCCACCAGAGGCGGCGTTCCCAATTCCGTATGATGAATGGGAAAAATATTTCGTCCCTTCAAGTGTAAATAATGTTACTGAAAGATTTCGCTCTAGTTTTTTAATTCATGTTTGGAATAAGTACAGCAAAAGCAAAAAACTTATTATTGGTCAAAGTAGTTTATATGAAAAAGCAATTGAGCAGAATTGCCCTATAGTGTATAAGCATGCTCAAAGAATCGGCTATATTTAATGTGTTCATTACAAtatttgtgtttaatttttcagttttgtttctACTTAATATTGTTTTTGTAAATAACATAACCAaggattaaaaacaaataaaatttatttttgcataaaaaaaagctatcttttATGCAAACCTATAAATTAAAAGAGTAAAGAGTCTGTACTCTCAGTAACATTAAATCAGAGAAGTGAATGTcactttaaaggggaaaaaagactCCTGTCAGAAAAGTAAGTTGCACTTCTTCATAAAACCCAATATAAAAGGatgttttgtttgaaatttcacACCAATGTGTTTGATgcaacatgaaatattattttcatttgatgtGACAATTTTAGCTTACTTGATAGTGACTATAGGAGCATATCTTGGCCTTTAAAATTGCATGTATGTTTCACGACCTACTTCTTGGCTTTttaaatttaacctttttttttcttgtcttttacTTTAAAAGACCATATTTTATGGTAACATCAGGGTTAGAAGTTGTCCTTAAaatcctaaaatttcaaattttgtcctaaaatttcaagttttgccCTAAATTCCTAAATTGTTCATTATTTATTCCCTActtatacagaaaaataaaattcaacctaaaaatggaacttttcatgatgatatgcctacattttagaataaaataaactttgtagACCCTAAATAAATTTCTCTGAAGAAGAAACAGAAAAACCAATgctgctgctgctttttttttttttttttttttttttggagaagggGAGGAGGGAATGCAGTTAAACAAAACACATGCTCAATAtaaagttgtttgttttatctataCTGTGTAATTATTGCAATCTTTCCTCTTCTACAAAAAGtatagaaaagtaaaataataaggcACGGTTCATACTCTtccagaaaaaatgaatttcaggagttttcagtagtcaaaagcaaaattttcaggagTAATATCACCAGCggtatttacaagaaaattagtttcagtaacattaaatctactttgctgtcaaatttttaatcaattagtAATTTGTTTTCACACactattcaatcaaaaaaaaaaaaaattgaattcaaaatatttgaaaataacaggAATACACAAAATATTAGATATACCGGCATATTATCAGTACAAAATATACTACAAATTAGCAATAGCACTACTAATTAGCAAAATAGAAAATATGCTTAGTAGCTGTTGCTGTTAACACAAAAACCAGCACATGCTCTTGGTAAGATAAATAATAGCTGTTGCTGTTAACACAAAAACTAGCACATGCTCTTGGTTTTCGTTCTCCAGTGGCAGTTACAATCAGTAACCGTAATGGGCATGTTTGAACAGAGTAACAGGTCAGTCGGTTCGAACACACCCCATGTCTTTGCGAAAAGCACTGGGTGCTCTGTATAATAGGAGAATTTTGATTGGTTCCCAGAGGTTCAATAGGGCTGCCTAAACAGGGATGACATGGAATTAAAATTAGcgattgttgttgaaaattttcaggaggagaggagaaaaatcaggaggttaaaacaaaaatttaggagttttaagggcccttagaagaaaaaattaaatttcaggagtttttcaggAGATGTACGATCCCtgataagggaaaacaaaaacaactgtGCAGCAAATTTGGCATAAAAAGGGTTAGGGGAATGGAATATGatttgatgtttttgattttttttcctttgaaaacaaatgaaaaatatgtcaaccgagggggggg is a window from the Uloborus diversus isolate 005 chromosome 6, Udiv.v.3.1, whole genome shotgun sequence genome containing:
- the LOC129223977 gene encoding lactosylceramide 4-alpha-galactosyltransferase-like isoform X2; translation: MNFRPEMRGRKLLLKSLVVILFTLVVIIYYTHTDNLSKTDFEPSFIYECPSNSSSQHKNVHHVCFGEPRIFFVETSGVSVLNSRQACAIESTAHHNPSYQVIVLMMSVKDIDFHHYLAENLQKLPNVKFYRLNIEAFTYGTPIFEWYQAGKWKNSQWKASHLSDSLRYLLMWKYGGMYLDLDIVALKSMENITNSAITENWDRVAAGLLFFEKGHELMKRCMYDFAENYDPYNFVKNGPGIITKQIKELCDIDKIDKVSGAECDVDILPPEAAFPIPYDEWEKYFVPSSVNNVTERFRSSFLIHVWNKYSKSKKLIIGQSSLYEKAIEQNCPIVYKHAQRIGYI